One part of the Microvirga sp. TS319 genome encodes these proteins:
- a CDS encoding fumarylacetoacetate hydrolase family protein produces MKLLRYGPAGQEKPGLLDQDGNIRDLSGIVPDIAGEVLSSTWLERLRSIDPFTLPRVEGDPRIGPCVGQVGKFICIGLNYSDHAAESGIAVPPEPVIFMKATSAICGPNDGIVIPRGAEKTDWEVEFGIVIGKAAKYVDEAQALEHVAGYCVVNDVSERSFQSERSGQWTKGKSADTFGPIGPWMVTRDEIPNPQNLHMWLEVDGRRFQNGSTETMVYGAAFVVSYLSQFMSLQPGDVIATGTPPGVGMGQKPPVYLRPGNRVRLGIEGLGHQEQLVRSWDEDRRPQ; encoded by the coding sequence ATGAAACTGTTGCGCTACGGCCCTGCCGGCCAAGAGAAACCCGGCCTTCTCGATCAGGACGGTAACATTCGCGACCTCTCCGGAATTGTCCCTGACATCGCCGGAGAGGTTCTCTCGTCCACTTGGCTCGAGCGGCTGCGCAGCATCGATCCTTTCACATTGCCGCGCGTCGAGGGCGATCCGCGCATCGGCCCCTGCGTCGGACAGGTCGGCAAGTTTATCTGCATTGGCCTCAACTATTCCGATCATGCGGCTGAGTCGGGCATTGCGGTGCCGCCCGAACCGGTCATCTTCATGAAGGCGACCAGTGCCATCTGCGGCCCCAATGACGGCATCGTGATTCCACGCGGCGCCGAGAAGACGGATTGGGAAGTCGAATTCGGCATCGTGATCGGCAAGGCGGCCAAATATGTCGACGAGGCGCAGGCGCTGGAGCATGTCGCAGGCTACTGCGTGGTCAATGATGTCTCCGAGCGTTCCTTCCAGTCGGAGCGCTCCGGACAATGGACCAAGGGCAAAAGCGCCGACACCTTCGGCCCCATCGGTCCCTGGATGGTCACGCGGGATGAAATCCCGAACCCGCAGAATCTTCACATGTGGCTCGAGGTGGACGGAAGACGCTTCCAGAACGGGAGCACGGAGACCATGGTTTATGGCGCCGCGTTCGTGGTGAGTTATCTGAGCCAGTTCATGAGCCTTCAGCCGGGCGACGTGATCGCCACCGGCACTCCGCCCGGCGTCGGCATGGGGCAGAAGCCGCCGGTCTATCTGCGTCCCGGCAACCGCGTTCGCCTCGGAATCGAGGGACTTGGCCACCAGGAGCAGCTTGTCAGAAGCTGGGACGAGGATCGGAGGCCGCAATGA
- a CDS encoding GntR family transcriptional regulator produces MNKIEKITAATSVYERLRQDILNGRLRPGQKLLIDFVSEHYGAGLNPVREALNRLSSEGLVERKDQRGFFVPPVSIEGWRELVKTRCWLEGKALEESVRNGDQAWEERIVVAFHHLSRTPWKLSEQDASTNPAWEERHRAFHLALIAACGSSILIGICGDLMDQAQRYRFISVASSHPYRNALEEHRGIMEAVLDRKTDLAVDLLVEHYQTTLRRIEDQIQPSPEIGFDPSSLG; encoded by the coding sequence ATGAACAAGATCGAAAAAATCACTGCAGCAACCTCGGTCTACGAGAGGCTTCGACAGGATATCCTCAACGGCCGATTGCGACCGGGACAGAAGCTGCTGATCGACTTCGTTTCCGAACACTACGGGGCCGGTCTCAATCCGGTCCGTGAGGCTCTGAACCGGCTCTCCTCCGAAGGCCTTGTCGAGAGGAAGGATCAGCGCGGCTTCTTCGTGCCTCCGGTCAGCATCGAGGGCTGGCGCGAACTGGTGAAGACCAGGTGCTGGTTGGAAGGCAAGGCGCTCGAGGAGTCCGTTCGGAACGGCGACCAGGCCTGGGAGGAACGCATCGTCGTGGCATTCCATCACCTCTCCCGCACCCCATGGAAACTGTCAGAGCAGGACGCGAGTACCAACCCAGCCTGGGAGGAGCGGCATCGGGCTTTTCATCTTGCTCTCATCGCCGCCTGTGGGTCCTCGATCCTCATCGGGATCTGCGGCGACCTGATGGATCAGGCTCAGAGATACCGCTTTATTTCCGTGGCCTCGAGCCATCCCTATCGGAACGCTTTGGAGGAACATCGCGGGATCATGGAGGCTGTGCTCGATCGCAAGACGGATCTGGCCGTCGACCTGCTTGTGGAGCACTACCAGACCACGCTCAGGCGCATTGAAGATCAGATTCAGCCTTCGCCCGAGATCGGGTTCGATCCGTCATCGTTGGGCTGA
- a CDS encoding ABC transporter permease, which translates to MTQAQSAVLAPTIPEQTVWTEHVSWIDRVPRWVSMLALLIGFLIVWQFVYVIELVSPIILPSPLETIEDLYIVGKNLLTGDYMLTALWITTQEVLLGFVIAVLLGFGLGVLVGETAFGEKAVMPYLVAINTMPKVAFAPLFVSWLGFGIASKVALAAFIAFFPVIVGTAAGLHAADQNARMLFKTMGASRWQTLVQLKLPIGMPHFFSGLKNAAVLVVVGAVVGEFLGGGKGFGELIRVAAAQLNTPRVFSLIIYLSLLGLATFWVVAWAQRRFIFWHKESVTEETLAQ; encoded by the coding sequence ATGACGCAAGCACAGAGCGCTGTTCTTGCCCCCACGATCCCCGAACAGACTGTCTGGACGGAGCATGTCTCCTGGATAGACCGCGTGCCGCGCTGGGTATCGATGCTGGCACTTCTGATAGGCTTTCTGATCGTCTGGCAGTTCGTCTACGTCATCGAGCTGGTCTCGCCGATCATTCTCCCGTCTCCGCTTGAGACGATCGAGGATCTCTACATTGTCGGGAAGAACCTTTTGACGGGCGATTATATGCTCACGGCTCTTTGGATCACGACGCAGGAGGTTCTCCTCGGCTTCGTGATCGCGGTCCTGCTCGGCTTCGGCCTCGGTGTCCTCGTAGGTGAAACCGCTTTCGGTGAAAAGGCCGTCATGCCCTATCTGGTGGCCATCAACACCATGCCGAAGGTGGCCTTCGCGCCTCTCTTCGTGTCATGGCTCGGCTTCGGCATTGCGTCCAAGGTAGCGCTCGCCGCTTTCATCGCGTTCTTCCCCGTCATCGTCGGCACGGCCGCGGGCCTGCACGCGGCCGACCAGAATGCCCGCATGCTGTTCAAAACCATGGGGGCGAGCCGCTGGCAGACCCTGGTCCAGCTAAAGCTCCCCATAGGGATGCCTCACTTCTTTTCTGGCCTGAAGAACGCTGCGGTGCTCGTTGTCGTCGGCGCGGTGGTCGGCGAGTTCCTGGGGGGAGGCAAGGGTTTTGGCGAACTGATCCGCGTGGCGGCTGCCCAGTTGAACACGCCGCGCGTGTTCTCCCTGATCATCTACCTCAGCCTGCTTGGATTGGCGACATTCTGGGTCGTGGCCTGGGCCCAGCGCCGATTCATCTTCTGGCACAAGGAGAGCGTCACAGAGGAAACTCTTGCGCAATAG
- a CDS encoding ABC transporter ATP-binding protein — protein MAVLSMAGEAVAPVGLTGRPVFELRGVSKTFAKRNVQALDKVDLELREGTFSSIIGPSGCGKSTLLKIMAGLQPPSSGSVILEGKPVMGPRRDIGMMFQQATLFPWRTTIENIVLPIEIRDGKAAARAKHDQARQLLDLVGLKGFENVYPSELSGGMAQRAAICRMLITEPAVLLLDEPFSALDELSRDFMNMELQRICLERNATSFLVTHSIPEAVILSDVVYVMSPRPGRFVEAITIDLPRPRTLDTMSDPRFGALVHRIRSHLDKGAFQ, from the coding sequence ATGGCAGTGCTCTCAATGGCTGGAGAAGCTGTTGCACCGGTCGGCCTCACGGGCCGGCCGGTGTTTGAACTGCGCGGCGTGAGCAAGACTTTCGCCAAGCGCAACGTGCAGGCGCTCGATAAGGTCGATCTGGAGTTGAGGGAGGGCACTTTCTCATCGATCATCGGGCCGAGCGGGTGCGGAAAGTCGACACTGCTCAAGATTATGGCGGGTCTTCAGCCGCCGTCGTCGGGCAGTGTCATTCTCGAAGGCAAACCAGTCATGGGACCGCGCCGGGACATCGGTATGATGTTTCAGCAGGCAACGCTGTTCCCATGGCGAACCACGATCGAAAACATCGTGCTGCCCATTGAGATCCGCGACGGCAAGGCGGCAGCCCGCGCCAAGCACGATCAGGCGCGTCAGCTTCTCGATCTGGTAGGCCTGAAAGGCTTCGAGAATGTCTATCCGAGCGAGCTTTCCGGCGGTATGGCACAGCGGGCGGCGATCTGCCGGATGCTGATCACGGAGCCTGCGGTCCTGTTGCTCGACGAGCCGTTCAGCGCACTCGACGAGTTGAGCCGCGACTTCATGAACATGGAGCTGCAGAGGATCTGCCTGGAGCGCAACGCCACGTCTTTTCTCGTCACGCACTCGATCCCCGAGGCGGTGATCCTGTCCGATGTGGTTTACGTCATGTCCCCTCGGCCCGGACGGTTTGTCGAGGCGATCACCATTGACCTGCCTCGTCCCAGAACTCTGGATACGATGTCCGACCCGCGTTTCGGCGCTCTCGTCCACCGCATCCGCAGCCATCTCGACAAGGGAGCGTTTCAATGA